A genomic stretch from Kogia breviceps isolate mKogBre1 chromosome 1, mKogBre1 haplotype 1, whole genome shotgun sequence includes:
- the RBM15 gene encoding RNA-binding protein 15: protein MKTAGRDPLPRRSPRWRRAVPLCETSAGRRVNQFRGEDLRRPATMKGKERSPVKPKRSRGGEDSTSRGERSKKLGGSGGSNGSSSGKTDGGGGSRRSLHLDKSSSRGGSREYDTGGGSSSSRLHSYSSPSTKNSSGGGESRSSSRGGGGESRSSGAASSAPGGGDGGEYKTLKISELGSQLSDEAVEDGLFHEFKRFGDVSVKISHLSGSGSGDERVAFVNFRRPEDARAAKHARGRLVLYDRPLKIEAVYVSRRRSRSPLDKDSYPPSASVVGSSVGGHRHPPGGGGGGQRSLSPGGAALGYRDYRLQQLALGRLPPPPPPPLPRDLERERDYSFYERVRPAYSLEPRVGAGAGAAPFREVDEISPEDDQRANRTLFLGNLDITVTESDLRRAFDRFGVITEVDIKRPSRGQTSTYGFLKFENLDMSHRAKLAMSGKIIIRNPIKIGYGKATPTTRLWVGGLGPWVPLAALAREFDRFGTIRTIDYRKGDSWAYIQYESLDAAHAAWTHMRGFPLGGPDRRLRVDFADTEHRYQQQYLQPLPLTHYELVTDAFGHRAPDPLRGARDRTPPLLYRDRDRDLYPDSDWVPPPPPVRERSTRTAATAVPSYEPLDSLDRRRDGWSLDRDRGDRDLPSSRDQPRKRRLPEESGGRHLDRSPESDRPRKRHCAPSPDRSPELSSSRDRYNSDNDRSSRLLLERPSPIRDRRGSLEKSQGDKRDRKNSASAERDRKHRTAPSTEGKSPLKKEDRSDGSAPSTSTASSKLKSPSQKQDGGTAPAAAASPKLCLAWQGMLLLKNSNFPSNMHLLQGDLQVASSLLVEGSTGGKVAQLKITQRLRLDQPKLDEVTRRIKVAGPNGYAILLAVPGSSDSRSSSSSATSDTATSTQRPLRNLVSYLKQKQAAGVISLPVGGNKDKENTGVLHAFPPCEFSQQFLDSPAKALAKSEEDYLVMIIVRAKLVNNG from the coding sequence ATGAAGACTGCGGGGCGGGACCCTCTGCCGCGGCGGAGTCCAAGATGGCGGCGTGCGGTTCCGCTGTGTGAAACGAGCGCGGGGCGGCGGGTTAATCAGTTCCGCGGAGAAGACCTCCGACGACCCGCTACAATGAAGGGAAAAGAGCGCTCCCCAGTCAAGCCGAAACGCTCCCGTGGTGGTGAAGACTCGACTTCCCGCGGGGAGCGGAGTAAGAAGTTAGGGGGCTCTGGTGGCAGCAATGGGAGCAGCAGCGGAAAGACCGACGGCGGCGGCGGGTCGCGGCGCAGCCTTCATCTGGACAAGTCTAGCAGTCGAGGTGGTAGCCGCGAGTACGACACTGGTGGGGGCAGCTCCAGTAGCCGCTTGCATAGTTACAGCTCCCCAAGCACCAAAAATTCCTCGGGCGGGGGCGAGTCGCGCAGCAGCTCCCGGGGTGGAGGCGGGGAGTCACGTTCCTCTGGGGCCGCCTCTTCAGCTCCTggcggcggggacggcggggaaTACAAGACATTGAAGATAAGCGAGTTGGGGTCTCAACTGAGTGACGAAGCGGTGGAGGACGGACTGTTTCACGAGTTCAAACGCTTCGGTGATGTAAGTGTCAAAATCAGTCATCTCTCGGGTTCTGGCAGCGGGGATGAGCGAGTAGCCTTTGTGAACTTCCGGCGGCCAGAGGACGCGCGGGCGGCCAAGCATGCCAGAGGCCGTCTAGTGCTCTATGACCGGCCCCTGAAGATAGAAGCTGTGTATGTGAGCCGGCGCCGCAGCCGCTCCCCTTTAGACAAAGATTCTTACCCTCCATCAGCCAGTGTTGTCGGGTCCTCTGTAGGGGGTCACCGGCACCCccctggaggaggtggtggaGGCCAGAGATCActttcccctggtggcgcagcctTGGGATACAGAGACTACCGGTTGCAGCAGTTGGCTCTTGGCCGCCTGCCTCCTCCACCTCCGCCACCATTGCCCCGAGACCTGGAGAGAGAGCGAGATTACTCGTTCTATGAGAGAGTACGCCCAGCCTACAGTCTTGAGCCAAGGGTGGGAGCTGGAGCAGGTGCTGCTCCTTTCAGAGAAGTGGATGAGATCTCACCCGAGGATGATCAGCGGGCTAACCGGACGCTTTTCTTGGGCAACCTAGACATCACTGTGACAGAGAGTGATCTAAGAAGGGCTTTTGACCGTTTCGGAGTCATCACAGAAGTAGATATCAAGAGGCCTTCTCGGGGCCAGACCAGTACCTATGGCTTTCTCAAATTTGAGAACCTAGACATGTCTCACCGGGCCAAATTAGCAATGTCTGGCAAAATTATAATTCGGAATCCTATCAAAATTGGTTATGGCAAAGCTACACCCACCACCCGCCTCTGGGTAGGTGGCCTGGGTCCTTGGGTGCCTCTTGCTGCCCTGGCACGGGAGTTTGACCGATTTGGCACCATACGCACCATTGATTACCGCAAAGGTGATAGTTGGGCGTATATCCAGTACGAAAGCCTGGATGCGGCTCATGCTGCCTGGACCCATATGCGGGGCTTCCCACTTGGTGGCCCAGATCGTCGCCTTAGAGTAGACTTTGCAGACACAGAACATCGTTACCAGCAGCAATATCTGCAGCCTCTGCCCTTAACTCATTATGAACTGGTGACAGATGCTTTTGGACACCGGGCACCTGACCCTTTGAGGGGTGCCCGGGACAGGACACCACCCTTACTATACAGAGATCGTGATAGGGACCTTTATCCTGACTCCGATTGGgtgccacccccgcccccagttcGTGAACGCAGCACTCGGACTGCAGCTACTGCTGTGCCTTCTTATGAGCCACTGGATAGCTTGGATCGCAGGCGGGATGGCTGGTCCTTGGACCGGGACAGAGGTGATCGAGATCTGCCCAGCAGCAGAGACCAACCTAGGAAGCGAAGGCTGCCTGAGGAGAGCGGGGGACGGCATCTGGATAGGTCCCCGGAGAGTGACCGTCCACGGAAGCGTCATTGCGCGCCTTCTCCTGACCGCAGTCCAGAATTGAGCAGTAGCCGGGATCGCTACAACAGTGACAATGATCGATCTTCCCGTCTTCTTTTGGAAAGGCCCTCTCCAATCAGAGACCGAAGAGGTAGTTTGGAGAAGAGCCAGGGTGACAAGCGAGACCGTAAAAACTCTGCATCAGCTGAACGGGATAGGAAGCACCGGACAGCTCCTTCCACTGAGGGAAAAAGCCCTCTGAAAAAAGAAGACCGGTCTGATGGGAGTGCACCCAGCACCAGCACTGCTTCATCGAAGCTGAAGTCCCCTTCCCAGAAACAGGATGGTGGGACAgcccctgcagcagcagcctcTCCCAAACTCTGTTTGGCCTGGCAGGGCATGCTTCTGCTGAAGAACAGCAACTTTCCTTCCAACATGCATCTGTTGCAGGGTGACCTCCAGGTGGCTAGTAGTCTTCTTGTGGAGGGCTCAACTGGAGGCAAAGTGGCCCAGCTCAAGATCACTCAGCGTCTTCGTTTGGACCAGCCCAAGTTGGATGAAGTAACTCGACGCATCAAAGTGGCAGGGCCCAATGGTTATGCTATTCTTCTGGCTGTGCCTGGAAGCTCTGATAGCAGGTCCTCCTCTTCCTCGGCCACCTCAGACACTGCCACCTCTACTCAGAGGCCACTTAGGAACCTCGTGTCCTATTTAAAGCAAAAGCAGGCCGCTGGGGTGATCAGCCTCCCTGTGGGGGGCAACAAAGACAAGGAAAACACCGGAGTCCTTCATGCCTTCCCACCTTGTGAGTTCTCCCAGCAGTTCCTGGATTCCCCTGCCAAGGCACTGGCCAAATCTGAAGAAGATTACCTGGTCATGATCATTGTCCGTG